One bacterium genomic window, CATCCAACTGGTCTCCGCCTTCATCGGACTCACGTCGATTCTCTTTCTGATCTTCCCCGAAGTCATCGTGCGGGTGTTCACCGACGATCCGGCGGTGATCCACGCGGGACGGAACTACGTCCGCATCCTGGCGCTCTCGCAGATTTTCATGGGCTGGGAAATTGTGCTCGAGGGCGCGTTTTCGGGAGCCGGACACACCCTGCCGCCGATGATCGTCGCCATCCCCGGCGCGGTGGCGCGTGTGCCGCTCGCCTGGCTTTTGGCGCAGCACTGGCAGATGGGCCCCGACGGCATCTGGTGGACCATCTCGATCACCACCGTCGGCAAGGCGGTCGTCCTCTACATTTGGTTTGCCCGCGGCACTTGGAAACACAAGACCGTTCACTAAGCGGCATGGTGTCGTCCGCGGGCATCCGCTATCTTCATGCCATGTCGGCGCCGGGACGGACAGGATGGGTGTTTTCGCCGCGCTTTCTGGCGCACAACGCCGATCAGGCGCACCCGGAATGCCCGGAGCGGCTAACCGCCATTAACGAGCGGCTCGGCGAGACGGGACTTTTGGAGCAACTGTGCCCGCTTGAATTCGGCCCGGCGGACAATGCCGAAATCCTGCGGGTGCACACCCGGCGCTATCTGGCCGATCTCGACAAATCCGAAGGCAGGCAACTCGACCCGGACACATTTTGCGGCAAGGACACGCCGGCGATCGCGCGTCTGGCGGCCGGCGGCGCACTCGCCGCCACCCGCGCCGTCAGGCGCGGTGAATTGGCCAACGCCTTCTGCGCGGTGCGCCCGCCGGGCCACCACGCCCCCGCCGACCGGGCCATGGGATTCTGTTTTCTGAACAATGTGGCGATCGCCGCCGCCGATGTGGTCGCCGCCGACCCGGAGGCGCGTGTGCTCATTCTGGACTGGGATGTGCACCACGGCAACGGCACCCAGTCGATCTTCTATGAACGCCCCGATGTCGTCTATGCCTCGATCCATCAGTATCCGTTCTACCCCGGCACCGGCGCGGCGCACGAGATCGGGCGCGGCCCGGGCAAGGGATACACGATCAACAAGCCGCTCGGGATCGGATCGGGCGATGACGCCTTCCTGGACGCGGTGCGGGAGATTCTTGATGAAGCCGGGCGACTGATCCATCCCGACCTGATCCTGATTTCCGCCGGCTTCGACGCCCATGCCGACGATCCGCTGGCCAACCTGAGGGTCACAACCGACGGATTCACCGAGGCGACACGGCGGGTGTGCGCGTTTGCGCAGACACATTGCGGCGGACGGATCGTCTCGGTGCTCGAGGGCGGGTACAATCTGCGGGCGTTGGCCGACGCGGTGTCGGCGCATGTCGCGGCGCTGCTCGAAGCGGGGAGGAACGACCGGTGAGCCAGGAACCATCACGCGAATTGTCGGATGCCACCATCTGCGCGCACGGGGCCCGCGCCCATGACCATGGCGCGCTGGCGCTGCCCATCCATCTGTCCTCCACGTACCGTTTCGCCAACACCGCCGAGGCGGCGGCGCTGGCGCGCGGGGAAGTGAAGCGCTATATCTACACCCGCTACGAAAACCCGACCATCGACGAGGTGGAGGACAAGCTGGCCGCCCTCGAGCGCGGCGCCCGCGCCTTCCTCTTTGCCTCCGGCACCGCCGCAACCGCGACCTGGTGCTACGCGTTTCTTCGCCCCGGCGACCGCCTGGTCGCCTCCACCGAACTCTATGGCGGCACCGCGCACTTTTTCGACTCCTATCTGGCGGCGCAGGGAGTGCGGGTCGAGAAGGTCGACTTCCATGATCTCGACGCGCTCGACCGGACGCTGGCCGGCGCGCGTGCCTGCTGGTTTGAGACACCCAATAATCCCACCGTGCGCGTGCTCGATGGACCGGCCATCGCGCGGCTGTGCCAGAAGCACGCTGTCCTCTCGGCCATCGACAACACGTTTGCCACGCCGATCCTGCAAAAGCCGCTCACCTGGGGCATCGATTGGGTGATGCATTCGGCCACCAAGTACCTGGGCGGGCACACCGACTTGATCGGCGGCGCGCTGGTGGCCGGTCCATCGGCCGATGCCGCGCGTGTCTATGAGGCGCGCAAGTCGCTTGGCGGGGTGATGGATCCGCATGCCGCCTTTCTGGTCAATCGTGGTTTGATGACGCTGGCGTTGCGGGTTGAGAGACAGTCGGCCACCGCATCGGAATTGGCCCGCTGGGCCGTTGGACAGAAACGCATCGCGCGGGTGCATTATCCCGGTCTGCCGGAGCACCCCGGCCATGCGGCGGCGACGCGTCAGATGCGCGCCTACGGGGCGGTGATCGCGCTGGATATTGAGGGCGGCTATGCGGCGGCGGCGCGATTTCTTGACCATCTGCGGCTGATCGTGCATGCCGCTTCGCTCGGCGGGCCGGAGTCACTGGTCTCGATGCCGATTCTGACCTCGCATGTCCATGCCACCCTGGCCGAACGCGCGCGCGTCGGTGTGACGGACGGAACCGTGCGTCTGTCGGTCGGGCTCGAAGCCGCTTTTGATCTCAAAGCCGATTTGTCGCAGGCCTTGGCGGCCATCTGAATGGGAAGCCGGGGGGCACAATGGCCACGATCCAGACATCCTCGCGACATCGCGGCCTGATTCTCGCGGCTCTGGTCGCGCTCCGGTTCTTGCCGGCGGCGGCGCAGGAGGGGCGCGAACCGCTCATCCTCGAGCACGCCGACTCGACCGAAGTCTATCGCGCCGGCGACCAGACCGAGTACCGGTTGTTCGGCGATGTGCGCTTCTCGCAAGGGGAGACCCGCCTGCGCGGTGACCGCGCCATCTGGAAGCAGGAGGCGGGCATCATCCAGCTGGATGGCCGCGTGCTGGTGCAGCAACCGCAACGCTGGGTGGAAGCGCAGAGCATGACCTATGAACGCGCCGGCCGCACAGTGCTGGCGCTGGGCGACGTTCATCTGGAGGATACCACGCAGAGTTTCCTGCTCTGGTCGCAACGGGCCCGCTACGACCGGGCCGGCGATCTGGCGGTGGCCGATTCGTTGCCGGTGGTCATCTGGGATTTTCTCCTCGACTCGCTTGCGCAGACCCGGGTCACCGCCGACACGATCATCTACAATCGTCCCGCCGGACGCGGCGATGGCCTCGGTCATGTGCGGGTGGTCAAGGGCGACTGGATCGCCACCGGCCAAGCCGGCACCATCTATCCCGATTCCAATCGCGCCGTGATGTCGGGCGCGCCCTCGGCCCGCGGCATCGGCGGCACGATCAAGGGCGACACGCTGGTGATGGAGTTTTCCGGACGCGGGGTGCGTCAGGTGCGCGCCATCGGCAACGCGTCGGGCACCTACCGCGACACCTCACTGGGCGGCGGCGGCACCAATCTCATCCGCGGCCGTGCCGCCGACTTCTTCGTCGAAGACGACACCCTGCGCGCCATCCGGGTGGTCGGGCAGGCCTACACCGATTACCAGCCCGCGGACAGCACCGAGGGCAGCAACCATGCCTCCGGCGACTCGCTCTGGCTGTACTTCGAACAGGGGCAGATCGCCACCGTCGTCATCTCCGGCGGAGCGCAGGGACAGTACCTGGCGCCGAAGGCCGAAGGCGCTTCCGACACCGTCAACTACAAGGCCGCCACGATTGTCTTCGTCCCCGATTCCAGCCGTGTCGACCTGGAAGCCGACGGGCAGTTGAAGTACGGTTCGATCGTGCTGGACGCCGGGCGCATCTCCTATTGGACCAACCGGCGCAACCTGCTGGCGCGGGGCATCCGCGAGTCCGACACGGCCGCCTGGCGGCAGCGTCCGGTGCTGACCGACGGGCAGCAGACGATCAACGGCGACGTGCTGACTTACAATATCGACTCGCGGCGCGGCCGCATCCGCCAGTCCAAGACCGAGTTCGAAGGCGCCTACTACCGGGGCGGCGATTTTCGCAAGTACACCGACAGCATCTATTTCGTCACCGATGGCATCTATACCACCTGCGAACTGGAGCGGCCGCACTTCCGCTTCGAAAGCCGCGACATGGAGATCATCCGCAACGACAAGGTGATCGCCCGTCCGGTGAAACTAAAGATCGGCGAGCTGCCAGTGGCGATGCTGCCCTACTACATCTTCCCG contains:
- a CDS encoding histone deacetylase, producing MVSSAGIRYLHAMSAPGRTGWVFSPRFLAHNADQAHPECPERLTAINERLGETGLLEQLCPLEFGPADNAEILRVHTRRYLADLDKSEGRQLDPDTFCGKDTPAIARLAAGGALAATRAVRRGELANAFCAVRPPGHHAPADRAMGFCFLNNVAIAAADVVAADPEARVLILDWDVHHGNGTQSIFYERPDVVYASIHQYPFYPGTGAAHEIGRGPGKGYTINKPLGIGSGDDAFLDAVREILDEAGRLIHPDLILISAGFDAHADDPLANLRVTTDGFTEATRRVCAFAQTHCGGRIVSVLEGGYNLRALADAVSAHVAALLEAGRNDR
- a CDS encoding aminotransferase class I/II-fold pyridoxal phosphate-dependent enzyme, yielding MSQEPSRELSDATICAHGARAHDHGALALPIHLSSTYRFANTAEAAALARGEVKRYIYTRYENPTIDEVEDKLAALERGARAFLFASGTAATATWCYAFLRPGDRLVASTELYGGTAHFFDSYLAAQGVRVEKVDFHDLDALDRTLAGARACWFETPNNPTVRVLDGPAIARLCQKHAVLSAIDNTFATPILQKPLTWGIDWVMHSATKYLGGHTDLIGGALVAGPSADAARVYEARKSLGGVMDPHAAFLVNRGLMTLALRVERQSATASELARWAVGQKRIARVHYPGLPEHPGHAAATRQMRAYGAVIALDIEGGYAAAARFLDHLRLIVHAASLGGPESLVSMPILTSHVHATLAERARVGVTDGTVRLSVGLEAAFDLKADLSQALAAI